Proteins encoded together in one Anaerosporomusa subterranea window:
- the gatA gene encoding Asp-tRNA(Asn)/Glu-tRNA(Gln) amidotransferase subunit GatA, whose product MDLYQSTAHDLHKKLLAREVSATDIVKDVFSRIDSVESTVKAYITETRESALNQAAAVDGKLARGESIAPLAGIPGALKDNICVKGAKTTCASKMLANFVPPYDATVTAKLLSADAVIVGKSNLDEFAMGSSTENSAFFVTRNPWDTNTVPGGSSGGSAAAVAAGEAIWALGSDTGGSIRQPAAYCGLVGLKPTYGLVSRYGLVAYASSLDQIGSITRDVTDCALVMNAIAGYDAKDSTSINAAVPDYTAALAGGVKGLTIGLPREYFGAGMDSAVRQAVETAVKQLESAGATVKEVSMPNTEYALSTYYLIATAEASSNLARFDGVSYGFRGEGNDIVSMYKNSRTQGFGDEVLRRIMLGTYALSSGYYDAYYMKALKVRTLIKQDFDRAFADVDILATPTTPRTAFRIGEKVNDPFTMYLEDVCTVPINLAGVPALSLPCGFTGGLPIGLQLIGRPLGEETLLRAGYAYEQMNDFRGKLAPLGGVA is encoded by the coding sequence GTGGATTTATATCAATCAACAGCCCATGACTTGCACAAGAAGCTGTTGGCCCGTGAAGTGTCGGCAACAGATATTGTTAAAGATGTATTCTCTCGCATAGATTCTGTGGAATCTACGGTCAAGGCTTACATAACAGAAACACGTGAAAGTGCGCTGAATCAGGCTGCCGCTGTCGATGGAAAACTGGCTCGCGGTGAGTCGATAGCACCGCTGGCCGGAATTCCCGGTGCATTGAAAGACAATATTTGCGTAAAAGGAGCTAAAACTACCTGCGCTTCGAAAATGCTGGCTAATTTCGTGCCGCCGTATGATGCCACAGTGACTGCTAAACTGTTGTCAGCAGATGCCGTCATTGTCGGTAAGTCAAATTTGGACGAGTTCGCCATGGGCTCTTCTACCGAAAACTCAGCGTTCTTTGTTACTCGTAACCCTTGGGATACGAATACAGTACCAGGCGGGTCAAGTGGCGGCTCGGCCGCTGCCGTTGCCGCTGGCGAGGCCATCTGGGCGTTAGGTTCGGACACAGGTGGTTCGATCCGCCAACCTGCGGCGTATTGTGGTCTGGTCGGCCTGAAGCCAACCTATGGCTTGGTATCCCGTTATGGCCTAGTGGCTTATGCATCTTCGTTGGATCAGATTGGATCTATCACCCGTGATGTGACTGATTGCGCGTTAGTCATGAATGCTATTGCTGGCTATGACGCGAAGGATTCAACCTCGATCAATGCAGCGGTTCCCGATTACACAGCGGCGCTGGCCGGTGGCGTAAAAGGCTTGACCATTGGTTTGCCGCGTGAATATTTTGGCGCAGGCATGGATTCCGCAGTTCGGCAAGCCGTGGAGACTGCGGTCAAACAGCTAGAATCTGCTGGTGCCACAGTCAAGGAAGTATCGATGCCGAATACCGAGTACGCCCTTTCAACGTATTATTTGATCGCTACCGCTGAAGCCAGTTCTAACCTAGCTCGGTTTGATGGTGTAAGCTACGGTTTCCGGGGCGAGGGCAACGATATTGTCAGCATGTATAAGAATTCGCGTACACAAGGTTTTGGCGACGAGGTTCTTCGCCGCATCATGCTTGGAACCTATGCGCTAAGCTCGGGCTATTATGACGCTTATTATATGAAAGCGCTAAAAGTTCGCACTCTCATCAAACAGGACTTTGACCGGGCGTTTGCAGATGTCGATATACTGGCAACCCCAACAACACCGCGGACAGCGTTCCGTATCGGTGAAAAGGTCAATGATCCGTTCACCATGTATCTGGAAGATGTTTGCACCGTGCCGATCAATCTGGCTGGTGTGCCGGCGCTGTCGCTGCCATGCGGCTTTACGGGAGGGCTCCCCATCGGACTGCAACTGATTGGCCGTCCGCTAGGTGAGGAGACTCTGCTGCGGGCTGGCTATGCGTACGAACAAATGAATGACTTCCGGGGCAAGCTGGCTCCGTTGGGAGGTGTGGCTTAA
- the gatC gene encoding Asp-tRNA(Asn)/Glu-tRNA(Gln) amidotransferase subunit GatC, with amino-acid sequence MQITRKDVEQVAILSRLDIAEADVQKFTGQLNDILGYIEVLNKVDTEEVEPTAHVLQLKNVMRPDTSCPSLERELALSNAPEQEDGYFKVPKIIEG; translated from the coding sequence ATGCAGATTACACGCAAAGACGTGGAACAGGTCGCAATTTTGTCCAGGCTTGACATTGCTGAGGCTGATGTGCAGAAGTTTACTGGACAATTGAATGACATCTTGGGGTATATTGAAGTTTTGAACAAAGTGGATACTGAGGAGGTTGAGCCAACCGCTCACGTCCTGCAATTGAAGAATGTTATGCGCCCAGACACTTCTTGCCCGTCGCTTGAACGCGAATTAGCGCTGTCCAACGCGCCAGAGCAGGAAGACGGTTACTTTAAAGTTCCGAAGATTATAGAAGGATAG
- the ligA gene encoding NAD-dependent DNA ligase LigA, with product MMADQQNPIQQAEELRQLMDTRSRIKELKEKIEYHNKKYYEEDAPEISDFEYDMMLRELENLERDNPELVTPESPTKRVGGRAKREVGKQVAHDIPMLSLDDKFSREEVADFIKKMQKELDSPVFIVEHKIDGLSVALRYKDGKFVQGMTRGDGISYGEDITENLRMIDTVPRKIPEKLPYLEVRGEVYMDNDAFEAVNERQEELEGKIFANPRNCAAGTMRQLDPDVVAERNLSIFVFNLQTVEGKTFSSHAETLDWLSKQGFTAPQYVKCTTEEEVWDAICLIGETRGELPFGIDGAVVKVDNLADRQKLGATSKVPRWAVAYKYPPEEKQTKVLNIEVNVGRTGRLTPLAILHPVRLAGTTVSRASLHNQDQINRLDIRIGDTVIVRKAAEIIPEIVSVVKEQRPDGTEPFKIPDKCPVCGAPAFRGEDGADIRCSGINCPAQLARLIIHFASRGAMDIDGLGPAAVHSLMDKGYIKDIADIFYLKDYREDFLANGIIPRPRKEIALRKDGRPRKQKQPDYTDSTNNLLNAIERAKEQSLERLINGFGIPNIGKHTGHILEENFPDIYAIAKISYDKYKQLKDTEKQLKKERNKIERNLKLSAEPEDSEMLSDVEKQLSDVEKELKENGDIKGIGEVSIKAISDFFAQPQTHTILERLEKAGVNMKSRISNKAIDNRFEGATFVLTGTLPTMSREEASQLIQAHGGRVTGSVSKKTTYLLAGEGAGDKLNKAEALGVKVLTEADLAMIR from the coding sequence ATGATGGCAGACCAACAAAATCCGATTCAGCAGGCCGAAGAACTGCGGCAGCTGATGGATACACGTAGCCGTATTAAAGAGCTAAAAGAAAAGATCGAATACCATAATAAGAAGTATTACGAAGAAGACGCGCCAGAAATCAGCGACTTTGAATACGACATGATGCTTCGTGAACTCGAGAATCTTGAACGTGATAATCCTGAGCTAGTGACGCCAGAATCGCCTACAAAACGAGTTGGCGGGCGGGCTAAACGCGAAGTTGGCAAGCAAGTTGCTCATGACATACCCATGCTTTCCCTTGATGACAAGTTTTCAAGAGAAGAAGTAGCAGATTTTATCAAAAAAATGCAGAAAGAACTTGATAGTCCAGTATTCATTGTGGAACACAAGATTGATGGCCTTTCTGTTGCACTACGGTACAAGGATGGAAAGTTTGTACAAGGTATGACCCGTGGCGACGGGATTAGTTATGGCGAAGATATAACTGAAAACCTCAGGATGATAGATACTGTACCCCGAAAAATTCCGGAAAAACTGCCTTACCTTGAAGTGCGCGGCGAAGTTTATATGGATAATGATGCATTCGAGGCTGTAAATGAGCGACAAGAAGAACTAGAGGGTAAAATATTTGCTAATCCGAGAAATTGTGCAGCTGGCACTATGCGCCAACTAGACCCAGATGTTGTCGCTGAAAGAAATTTGTCGATTTTTGTTTTTAATCTCCAGACGGTTGAAGGAAAGACCTTTTCGTCTCACGCCGAAACACTTGACTGGTTGTCTAAGCAAGGATTTACAGCGCCACAATACGTTAAATGTACCACAGAGGAAGAAGTCTGGGACGCTATTTGTTTAATAGGTGAAACTCGCGGAGAGTTACCATTTGGTATAGATGGTGCGGTCGTTAAAGTAGACAACCTAGCAGATCGACAGAAATTGGGTGCCACTTCAAAAGTACCTAGGTGGGCAGTTGCGTACAAATATCCTCCAGAAGAAAAACAGACTAAGGTGTTGAATATTGAAGTCAATGTTGGCCGAACCGGAAGACTAACTCCGTTGGCTATTTTACATCCCGTCAGATTGGCAGGCACGACTGTATCACGCGCATCTTTGCACAACCAAGATCAGATTAACCGTCTAGATATACGTATTGGAGATACTGTCATCGTGCGTAAAGCAGCGGAAATCATTCCGGAAATTGTCAGTGTAGTAAAAGAACAACGGCCAGATGGAACTGAACCGTTCAAAATTCCAGATAAGTGTCCAGTTTGTGGAGCACCTGCTTTTAGAGGTGAAGATGGAGCTGATATCCGTTGTAGCGGGATCAACTGTCCAGCCCAACTTGCGCGACTTATTATTCATTTTGCTTCACGCGGAGCAATGGATATAGATGGCCTCGGTCCGGCTGCTGTCCATTCACTTATGGACAAGGGATATATAAAGGATATTGCAGATATATTTTATCTTAAAGATTATCGTGAGGATTTTCTTGCAAATGGCATTATTCCACGCCCGCGGAAGGAAATTGCACTTCGGAAGGATGGGCGGCCTCGAAAACAGAAGCAACCTGATTACACTGATAGCACCAATAATCTTCTTAATGCCATAGAGAGAGCAAAAGAGCAGAGCCTTGAGCGTCTCATAAATGGGTTCGGTATACCTAATATAGGTAAACATACCGGGCATATTTTGGAGGAAAACTTTCCTGACATATATGCTATTGCAAAGATTAGCTATGATAAATATAAACAACTGAAAGATACCGAGAAACAACTAAAGAAAGAACGCAATAAAATCGAAAGGAATCTGAAGCTTTCTGCGGAACCAGAGGATTCAGAGATGCTTAGCGATGTGGAAAAACAGCTAAGTGATGTCGAAAAGGAACTAAAGGAAAACGGAGACATCAAAGGGATTGGAGAAGTAAGTATTAAAGCTATTTCAGACTTTTTTGCTCAACCCCAAACCCATACTATACTTGAGCGACTTGAAAAAGCCGGCGTTAATATGAAATCAAGAATATCAAATAAAGCGATTGATAACCGGTTTGAAGGTGCAACATTTGTTCTTACAGGGACATTGCCGACAATGAGTCGGGAAGAAGCATCTCAACTAATTCAAGCACACGGTGGGCGAGTTACTGGTAGCGTATCAAAGAAGACGACCTATTTACTCGCAGGCGAGGGTGCCGGAGACAAGTTGAATAAGGCTGAGGCGCTTGGAGTTAAAGTTCTTACAGAAGCGGATCTGGCTATGATCAGATAA
- the pcrA gene encoding DNA helicase PcrA, whose amino-acid sequence MSTPSIEYILNSLNPTQREAAMCTEGPLLVVAGAGSGKTRVLTCRIAYLMSKGVAPYRILSITFTNKAAAEMRERVESMVGHAAKDVWLSTFHAFCARFLRMEIDQLGGYNSHFTIYDSGDSLALIKTCLKELNLDDKTYQPYSVQASISNAKNALIDAKEFSRQADTFHARKLAEVYSLYVQKLRNNNALDFDDLLLISVRLLQNNDEVRAKYQEKFQYVLVDEYQDTNRPQYLLAKILSEKHRNLCVVGDADQSIYAWRGADIRNILDFESDYPDAKIVKLEQNYRSTQTILDAANAVIERNTTRKPKSLWTENPEGERIAYYNARDERDEATHIANTINHLNTVWRVPYREMAVLYRTNAQSRAIEEAFMQFALPYVMVGGLKFYERKEIKDIIAYLRVINNPTDTVSLQRIINVPKRGIGDTTVRRLNDYAAAHQLSLFDVISNPDLVPDLTARAKTQLENLAEFIFLKMGKAASMPVADLLNGVITDSGYLAELEQEQDPQADARIENLKELLSVAKKFATADVEDTLDNFLSTVALVSDIDTADTSGESITLMTLHSAKGLEYPHVFMAGMEEGLFPHSRTLMNEVEIEEERRLCYVGITRAQRRLYISNARQRMIFGNTVMYPPSRFLQEIPRALLEDVNQRKTAARPQVNSGTCRPLTMTSAPTRPAPVIASAPSVARTTTTAATGGRTDWRAGDKAMHPKWGVGTVVATKGSGETLEIQIAFPGSGIRNLMAVMAPIQKV is encoded by the coding sequence ATGTCAACACCATCGATTGAATATATCCTGAATTCCTTGAACCCGACACAACGGGAAGCCGCCATGTGCACAGAAGGGCCGCTGTTGGTTGTCGCTGGGGCCGGCTCAGGCAAGACGCGGGTGTTAACCTGCCGGATTGCCTATCTGATGAGCAAAGGCGTGGCGCCGTACCGCATTCTATCGATCACATTTACTAACAAGGCTGCTGCTGAAATGCGTGAACGCGTGGAAAGTATGGTTGGCCATGCGGCTAAAGATGTGTGGCTCAGCACTTTTCATGCATTTTGCGCCCGGTTTTTGCGGATGGAGATCGACCAGTTGGGTGGCTACAATAGCCATTTTACGATTTATGACTCAGGCGATAGTCTGGCATTAATCAAAACCTGTCTCAAAGAACTGAATCTTGACGACAAAACCTACCAGCCGTATAGTGTCCAAGCCAGCATCTCCAACGCCAAGAACGCGCTGATTGACGCGAAGGAGTTCAGCCGCCAGGCAGATACGTTCCATGCGCGCAAACTGGCGGAGGTGTACTCGTTGTATGTGCAAAAACTGCGCAATAATAACGCACTGGATTTTGATGATTTGCTATTAATCTCGGTTCGTTTGCTGCAAAATAACGATGAAGTCCGCGCCAAGTACCAGGAGAAATTTCAATATGTCTTAGTTGACGAATATCAGGATACCAACCGTCCACAGTACCTTTTGGCTAAAATCCTGTCAGAGAAACACCGCAATTTATGTGTTGTAGGCGACGCGGATCAAAGCATCTATGCTTGGCGTGGAGCTGATATCCGCAACATCCTGGACTTTGAATCCGATTATCCGGATGCGAAAATCGTCAAACTCGAGCAAAACTACCGTTCAACTCAAACTATCCTCGATGCGGCCAATGCGGTCATTGAACGCAACACCACCCGCAAGCCCAAATCACTTTGGACAGAAAATCCCGAAGGCGAGCGGATTGCTTATTACAACGCGCGGGACGAGCGGGATGAGGCTACTCATATAGCCAATACCATCAATCACCTAAATACCGTATGGCGGGTACCGTATCGCGAAATGGCTGTCCTGTATCGGACCAATGCCCAGTCGCGAGCCATCGAGGAAGCGTTCATGCAGTTTGCCCTGCCTTATGTCATGGTTGGTGGACTGAAATTCTATGAACGCAAGGAAATCAAAGACATTATTGCCTATTTGCGTGTGATCAATAACCCGACCGATACGGTCAGTCTGCAGCGCATTATCAATGTGCCCAAACGCGGCATTGGCGATACGACAGTCAGACGCTTGAACGACTATGCGGCAGCCCATCAGCTGAGCTTATTTGACGTTATTTCCAACCCTGACCTCGTCCCAGACCTTACTGCTCGGGCGAAGACTCAGTTGGAGAACTTGGCCGAATTCATCTTTCTCAAAATGGGCAAAGCTGCTTCTATGCCGGTGGCTGATTTGCTGAATGGAGTCATCACCGATTCCGGCTACCTGGCTGAATTGGAACAGGAGCAAGACCCGCAAGCCGATGCCCGTATCGAAAATTTGAAGGAATTACTAAGTGTGGCCAAGAAATTCGCCACAGCTGATGTGGAAGATACCTTAGATAACTTCCTTAGCACAGTGGCGCTGGTATCAGATATCGATACTGCTGATACATCAGGTGAGTCAATTACGTTAATGACTCTGCACTCAGCTAAAGGTCTCGAGTATCCGCATGTTTTCATGGCTGGTATGGAAGAGGGTTTATTCCCGCACTCCCGCACCTTGATGAACGAGGTTGAAATTGAAGAAGAACGCAGGCTTTGCTATGTGGGTATCACGCGGGCGCAACGTCGGTTGTATATTTCAAATGCTAGACAGAGAATGATATTTGGCAATACTGTTATGTACCCGCCTTCGCGTTTTTTGCAGGAAATCCCTCGCGCATTGCTGGAGGATGTTAATCAACGGAAAACAGCCGCCAGGCCGCAGGTGAACAGCGGAACTTGCCGCCCGCTGACAATGACGTCAGCGCCGACTCGCCCTGCACCAGTGATCGCATCCGCCCCTTCGGTAGCGCGCACGACGACCACAGCTGCGACCGGAGGCCGGACAGACTGGCGCGCTGGTGACAAGGCCATGCACCCCAAGTGGGGAGTGGGTACTGTAGTTGCGACAAAGGGAAGCGGCGAAACGCTGGAAATCCAGATCGCTTTTCCAGGTTCAGGAATACGTAACCTAATGGCAGTGATGGCACCAATTCAAAAAGTGTAA
- a CDS encoding Eco57I restriction-modification methylase domain-containing protein, with protein MTVQSKRSARTAASAYEQSLDVKTRKAGGVYYTPPDIISYILSHTVEQADVTTNPFVRVLDPACGSGLFLLAAYDVLLRKFRENIGFLRRKYAADEYVMKIDGKSIVATGEDYWREENLHQHLVRFCLFGADSDAAALALAADSLAAKSLGENMVANLMLCDSLTKWEQEEGLFANSEAISELTTFWATSFDYIIGNPPYIPVTRMNSSQKAYYRANYQCAEGRLNTFALFVERAIEKASGKIGLIVPSRLLLNTQYGAIRRHILSQTTLELVHEAKEGIFEDVVVDTVVLIMAKGCPRDAAGQVVIERQQQGLTIAETLDANALLAASNSFISFAAGRTETLAVAALERLSVPLGDIADIRDGIIQGAVGAELFLGDQLQSDSRCKPVLFGHMIEPYFCHRQNEYIWYDPTALTELENSRTQGRGRGLRLRSAAVFQRPKILSRQTADHIIAAMDDQGYYYMNTLHGTAITDSSFDPWYVLAVMNSALIRCWYAWRFAETGRSFAQVKIANLKTLPVLLLEPEQRQKIALLARQVASARKQGQDYRFLLPEIDDILYSYSSLDKQTVQIMQEFINKISAQTVRRRTRRENNVNTID; from the coding sequence ATGACTGTACAATCCAAGCGTAGCGCCAGAACAGCGGCATCGGCCTATGAGCAAAGTCTCGATGTAAAAACGCGAAAAGCTGGCGGTGTTTACTACACTCCGCCCGATATCATTAGCTATATCCTTAGCCATACGGTTGAACAAGCCGATGTGACAACTAATCCTTTCGTGCGGGTGCTTGATCCCGCTTGCGGTAGTGGTCTTTTTTTATTGGCTGCCTATGATGTGTTACTACGCAAGTTCAGGGAAAATATAGGTTTTCTTCGACGCAAATATGCAGCAGATGAATATGTAATGAAAATCGATGGGAAAAGCATCGTCGCGACCGGCGAAGACTATTGGCGCGAAGAGAACCTGCACCAGCATCTGGTTAGGTTTTGTTTGTTCGGGGCTGACAGTGACGCTGCGGCGTTGGCGCTCGCCGCAGACAGCTTGGCAGCAAAATCCTTGGGGGAAAATATGGTAGCCAATCTCATGCTCTGCGACAGTCTGACCAAATGGGAACAGGAAGAAGGCTTATTTGCAAACTCTGAGGCGATAAGTGAGCTGACAACCTTTTGGGCTACATCCTTTGACTACATTATCGGCAATCCGCCATATATACCGGTGACCCGTATGAACTCCAGTCAGAAGGCCTATTACCGGGCTAACTATCAGTGTGCCGAGGGCAGACTCAATACATTTGCATTATTTGTGGAGCGGGCAATTGAAAAAGCGTCAGGTAAGATTGGTCTGATTGTGCCTAGTCGACTGTTGCTGAACACACAGTATGGCGCCATTAGACGTCATATTCTCAGTCAGACGACACTTGAGCTTGTACACGAAGCGAAGGAAGGCATATTTGAGGATGTTGTTGTCGACACGGTGGTCTTGATCATGGCAAAAGGTTGCCCACGCGACGCAGCCGGACAAGTCGTCATCGAACGCCAGCAACAAGGATTGACAATTGCTGAGACTTTGGATGCTAACGCATTGTTGGCAGCGTCAAATAGCTTTATTTCGTTTGCCGCTGGCCGCACAGAGACGTTAGCGGTTGCTGCGCTTGAGCGACTTTCCGTCCCGTTAGGCGATATTGCTGATATTCGGGACGGAATCATTCAGGGGGCAGTCGGCGCTGAGCTTTTTCTCGGCGATCAGCTCCAGTCAGATTCGCGCTGCAAGCCGGTTCTATTCGGTCATATGATTGAGCCTTATTTTTGCCACCGTCAGAATGAATATATCTGGTATGATCCGACCGCATTAACTGAACTGGAAAATTCCCGGACACAGGGGCGAGGTCGTGGGCTTCGACTGCGGTCGGCAGCCGTTTTTCAACGTCCCAAAATACTTTCACGGCAAACAGCAGATCATATCATCGCAGCGATGGATGATCAGGGTTATTATTATATGAATACTTTGCACGGAACCGCGATCACTGATTCCTCATTCGATCCCTGGTATGTACTAGCTGTGATGAACTCAGCGCTGATTCGCTGCTGGTACGCATGGCGATTCGCCGAGACGGGTCGCAGTTTTGCCCAGGTAAAAATAGCTAATCTGAAAACCTTGCCTGTTTTACTGCTGGAACCAGAGCAGAGACAAAAAATTGCCCTATTAGCCCGGCAAGTCGCTTCCGCCCGGAAGCAGGGCCAAGATTATCGATTCCTACTGCCAGAAATTGATGATATACTATATAGCTATAGTAGTCTGGACAAACAGACTGTTCAAATTATGCAAGAATTTATCAACAAGATCAGCGCACAAACGGTGCGGCGTCGAACACGGAGGGAAAACAATGTCAACACCATCGATTGA
- a CDS encoding HAD family hydrolase: MIKAVLFDLDGTLLPFDHELFLREYTTLIGGHVAHLVNPRQFVTQLLASTAVMVANNNPSRTNQTVFSADFYAKVGVDASTLELILEDFYVSKFPQLSKIVRPSAAARRAVQAVLDRGLQTAVATNPIFPQIAVEERLRWAGVYDLPFVHITSYEKSHFCKPNPAYYLEVAAAIGREPEECLMVGNDVEEDLIAAEVGMKTYLVTDCLINAKRLTRSADAQGTLDELAAWLQEESAFAH, translated from the coding sequence ATGATAAAAGCAGTTTTATTTGATCTGGATGGTACGCTGTTGCCGTTTGACCATGAGTTATTCTTACGGGAATATACGACGTTAATTGGCGGCCACGTCGCTCACCTTGTCAATCCCAGGCAGTTCGTCACTCAGCTTTTGGCCTCAACTGCTGTCATGGTGGCTAACAATAATCCTTCTAGAACTAACCAGACCGTATTTTCCGCAGATTTTTATGCCAAAGTAGGCGTGGATGCATCAACGTTAGAGCTAATCCTTGAAGACTTTTATGTCAGTAAATTTCCCCAGCTTTCAAAGATTGTGCGCCCCAGTGCTGCGGCTAGACGCGCCGTACAAGCTGTTCTTGATCGGGGCTTACAAACGGCTGTAGCAACAAATCCAATCTTTCCTCAGATAGCGGTTGAAGAGCGTTTGCGTTGGGCCGGGGTCTACGATCTACCGTTTGTCCATATCACCTCTTATGAAAAATCACATTTTTGCAAGCCGAATCCAGCGTATTATCTCGAAGTAGCGGCTGCGATTGGGCGGGAGCCTGAGGAATGCCTGATGGTGGGCAATGATGTTGAAGAAGATTTGATTGCGGCTGAAGTAGGCATGAAAACTTACCTAGTCACTGATTGTCTGATCAATGCGAAAAGGTTGACTCGCAGCGCAGATGCGCAAGGGACACTCGATGAACTCGCTGCCTGGCTGCAAGAGGAATCAGCCTTTGCACACTAA
- a CDS encoding TSUP family transporter, giving the protein MESIATETILMLLTAGFVAAFIDSTVGGGGLISLPTMLLILPPNLALGTNKLAGTICSLTSSYSFFRSGKVTMELIRWLFWLSLAGSIAGAMVVQIIPSHFLRPLVVCMLVIVAIYTVFKKEWGSESTYAGLNRRVMTIGALVAASLGFYDGFFGPGMGSFLIFAFLFLGFDFVEASGNAKALNLASNIGALGTFLIMDSVVYIYGLIMGVGMLIGAVVGSQVAIRKGTTYVRPLFLTVTSFMIGKQIWDLLR; this is encoded by the coding sequence ATGGAATCAATCGCTACCGAAACTATCCTAATGCTGTTAACGGCAGGCTTTGTTGCCGCGTTTATCGACTCTACCGTTGGTGGCGGCGGACTCATTTCGTTGCCTACGATGCTGTTAATCTTACCGCCAAATTTGGCGTTGGGAACCAATAAACTGGCAGGTACAATCTGTTCATTGACGAGTTCCTACTCTTTTTTTCGGTCAGGAAAAGTTACTATGGAACTTATCCGCTGGCTGTTCTGGCTTTCGCTTGCCGGTTCTATCGCCGGCGCCATGGTTGTGCAAATCATACCATCTCATTTCTTGCGTCCTTTGGTTGTCTGCATGTTAGTTATTGTCGCCATATATACGGTGTTCAAGAAAGAATGGGGCAGTGAATCTACCTATGCTGGATTAAATCGCAGGGTCATGACGATTGGAGCGCTAGTGGCTGCCAGTCTTGGCTTTTACGATGGATTTTTTGGGCCAGGAATGGGATCGTTTCTTATTTTTGCTTTTTTATTTCTTGGCTTTGATTTCGTGGAAGCCTCCGGCAATGCTAAGGCGCTAAATTTAGCTAGCAATATTGGCGCACTGGGCACTTTCCTGATTATGGATTCCGTTGTTTACATTTATGGCTTGATCATGGGGGTCGGCATGCTGATCGGCGCAGTCGTTGGTTCTCAGGTCGCCATTCGCAAAGGGACGACTTATGTCAGACCGTTGTTTTTAACAGTAACGTCATTTATGATAGGCAAACAGATTTGGGATTTATTACGATAA
- a CDS encoding sulfite exporter TauE/SafE family protein: MPQAAKMVGTGFGIGILSGLLGVGGGVFLVPLLVGVFGIAQHLAQGISLAVVIPTAIVSSLIYSLHGSVDYLTALQLIAGSVVGASIGAKLMKRLPADQLKRLFAFMLILVGLRMIIS; encoded by the coding sequence TTGCCACAGGCTGCAAAAATGGTAGGAACCGGCTTTGGGATTGGCATTCTCAGCGGATTGCTTGGAGTGGGCGGAGGCGTCTTTCTCGTCCCGCTATTAGTGGGTGTATTTGGTATCGCCCAGCATCTGGCGCAGGGTATTTCCCTGGCGGTAGTCATTCCCACAGCAATCGTGAGTAGTCTAATTTATAGTTTACATGGCAGTGTAGATTACCTGACTGCTTTGCAACTAATTGCCGGCAGTGTTGTCGGCGCAAGCATCGGCGCCAAATTGATGAAACGCTTGCCAGCCGACCAACTTAAGCGTTTATTTGCATTTATGTTAATTCTGGTCGGATTAAGGATGATAATCTCATGA
- a CDS encoding sulfite exporter TauE/SafE family protein translates to MITVLLTVGIGLIVGVMSGLLGIGGGVVMVPLMVFILGIGQHMAQGISMLVIIPTSLVAIYHLHQDKLVDYRIAAYLAAGAICGALISANFVQYIPATELKRIFGIFVIFTGGRMLLAKRKPAK, encoded by the coding sequence ATGATTACAGTATTGTTAACAGTGGGTATTGGCCTGATCGTCGGGGTGATGAGCGGACTGTTGGGTATCGGCGGCGGAGTCGTCATGGTGCCGCTCATGGTCTTTATTCTCGGCATCGGCCAGCACATGGCGCAAGGAATCTCGATGCTGGTGATCATTCCGACTTCATTAGTTGCCATTTACCACCTGCACCAAGATAAACTAGTTGATTATCGTATAGCCGCCTATCTCGCAGCCGGCGCCATCTGCGGCGCTCTGATCAGTGCAAATTTCGTGCAATACATACCCGCAACTGAACTGAAGCGAATCTTTGGTATCTTTGTCATATTCACCGGCGGGCGGATGTTGCTAGCCAAACGGAAACCAGCAAAGTGA